The following are encoded together in the uncultured Sphaerochaeta sp. genome:
- a CDS encoding MFS transporter has protein sequence MAKRSIMVSYGMGKFIAEFLTGAFGSIVFMFYETEVGLSAGYAALATILYSLWNAINDPIIGYVTNKGAPFSKKLGRRFPWIILGLILCSVFFILVFSVPSSWDARKNPLPVFLWMVLTICLYDGFYSLWEVNYQSIYPDKFRTQNERTTTAAVGTGIGVLGIASGFIIPPLFFSYGVRSSYLICALVIAGFSLLATFGVSFGVFETKDMIARFTHQKEREASPHFFDQMKRALKNRNLLAFVLLLFFYQSGCMLMTASVNYVVKYVLAANSSQATPIFAGMLVGTLLSILIWMQVAKRLKNNQLMLILCSFVLALFALPLSFLSSTTSYVVAMALWGLGFGGFWTFMSPAMADVIDSLIVVQKRRDDGVVLGIRAFFMRFSYASQALVFFIVHKATAFDPLAITEQAIWGIRLHMGVIPAFFFLVGGLLFLRMNTLGPTEVAKNRQMLSHLDI, from the coding sequence ATGGCAAAAAGAAGCATCATGGTCTCCTATGGAATGGGAAAGTTCATTGCTGAGTTCCTAACCGGAGCGTTCGGCAGCATCGTCTTCATGTTTTACGAAACGGAGGTGGGGTTGTCTGCCGGCTATGCCGCGCTTGCAACCATCCTCTACTCGCTCTGGAATGCCATAAACGACCCAATCATCGGGTATGTGACAAACAAGGGCGCTCCATTCTCAAAAAAACTTGGAAGGAGATTCCCCTGGATTATCCTGGGACTTATCCTTTGCAGCGTATTTTTCATTCTTGTCTTCAGTGTACCCAGCTCGTGGGATGCCAGAAAGAACCCACTTCCTGTGTTCCTTTGGATGGTCCTTACCATCTGTCTCTATGATGGGTTCTACTCCCTTTGGGAGGTAAACTACCAGAGCATCTACCCTGATAAATTCCGTACCCAGAACGAAAGAACCACGACGGCAGCTGTCGGTACCGGTATTGGGGTCCTGGGAATAGCCTCTGGTTTCATCATCCCTCCCCTATTCTTCTCTTACGGGGTAAGGTCGAGTTATCTCATCTGCGCCTTGGTCATTGCAGGATTCAGCCTGTTGGCCACTTTTGGGGTAAGCTTCGGGGTATTTGAGACCAAGGATATGATTGCACGGTTCACCCATCAGAAAGAAAGGGAAGCATCCCCTCATTTCTTTGACCAGATGAAACGAGCACTGAAAAATCGCAACCTGCTCGCCTTTGTCCTGTTGCTCTTCTTCTACCAGAGCGGATGTATGCTCATGACTGCCAGCGTCAACTATGTGGTCAAGTATGTGCTTGCCGCGAATAGTAGCCAAGCCACCCCAATTTTTGCAGGAATGTTGGTTGGTACCCTCCTCTCTATCCTGATCTGGATGCAGGTTGCCAAGCGATTGAAAAACAATCAGTTGATGCTCATCCTCTGCTCATTTGTTTTGGCTCTCTTTGCTCTCCCCCTCTCCTTTCTCTCCTCGACCACATCATATGTTGTTGCAATGGCACTCTGGGGGTTGGGTTTTGGAGGTTTCTGGACATTCATGAGTCCAGCTATGGCCGATGTTATTGATAGCCTTATAGTGGTACAAAAGCGTCGTGATGATGGGGTGGTCCTTGGTATCAGGGCATTTTTCATGCGATTTAGTTATGCAAGCCAAGCCTTGGTCTTTTTCATCGTACACAAAGCAACGGCATTCGACCCCCTGGCGATCACAGAACAAGCAATATGGGGTATACGACTCCACATGGGGGTAATCCCTGCCTTCTTCTTCCTTGTCGGTGGATTACTTTTCCTGCGTATGAATACACTGGGACCGACTGAGGTTGCAAAGAATCGACAGATGCTCTCCCATTTGGATATCTAG
- a CDS encoding XRE family transcriptional regulator produces the protein METPPMIGKNIQRIRTSRKLTLNVLSERSGVSKAMLSQIESDKVNPTVATVWKIARGLNVELNDLLDSDDQPKRIFTLNPAGEDSPKLETHENGVSIRILSSLSMVEDLEMYLVTLEPHSILSSEPHYAGTQEYLTVVKGAVKAQAGDNIAEIRKGDFLVYHCDVEHSIANESNQVAVVHMVVRFTEEKR, from the coding sequence ATGGAAACCCCTCCCATGATCGGCAAAAATATACAACGGATACGCACCAGCAGGAAACTCACACTCAATGTACTCTCTGAACGTTCAGGTGTGTCAAAGGCAATGCTCAGCCAGATTGAATCAGACAAGGTAAACCCTACGGTAGCCACGGTCTGGAAAATTGCAAGGGGCTTGAATGTTGAGCTCAATGATCTTCTCGATTCAGACGATCAACCAAAAAGGATTTTCACTCTCAATCCGGCCGGTGAGGATTCGCCAAAACTCGAAACACATGAAAATGGGGTATCCATCAGGATTCTCAGCTCCTTGAGCATGGTGGAAGATCTTGAGATGTATCTTGTTACCCTCGAGCCACACAGTATTCTCAGCAGTGAACCGCACTATGCAGGGACACAAGAGTATCTTACTGTCGTAAAAGGTGCGGTAAAGGCACAGGCTGGGGACAACATTGCGGAGATACGAAAGGGTGATTTCCTCGTATACCATTGCGATGTGGAGCACTCCATTGCCAATGAGAGCAACCAAGTTGCAGTAGTACACATGGTGGTACGGTTTACGGAGGAAAAACGCTAG
- a CDS encoding NAD-dependent epimerase/dehydratase family protein, producing the protein MKNILIIGSLGQLGSEIAMECRRRYGSDHVVLTDIRDDVNKELISGGPFYKVDARDGKTINEIVKKHKIDTIYHLAALLSARAEQNPLVAWDLNMNGLIATLEVAKENRCAVFTPSSIGAFGPTTPKQFTPQDTIQRPTSIYGVTKVAGELLCDYYHHAYDVDTRGVRYPGIISNMTPPGGGTTDYAVEIYYEAVKREHYTCFLRGDTYLDMIYMPDAVEAAIQIMEADPSRLRHRNAFNVASMSFSPEEQAAYIRTIIPGFTISYEVDPVKQAIADSWPNCLEDYAARVEWDWNPTYNLETMTLDMIETIRRRNP; encoded by the coding sequence ATGAAAAACATCCTTATCATAGGTTCATTGGGACAGCTTGGTTCAGAGATAGCCATGGAATGCCGTCGTCGCTATGGTTCTGATCATGTGGTATTGACTGATATACGCGATGATGTAAACAAGGAGCTCATCAGTGGAGGTCCCTTTTACAAGGTAGATGCACGTGATGGGAAAACCATCAATGAAATTGTCAAGAAACATAAGATTGACACCATATATCATTTGGCGGCGCTGCTCTCTGCGAGGGCTGAGCAAAATCCTCTGGTAGCGTGGGACCTCAATATGAATGGATTGATTGCAACTTTGGAAGTGGCGAAAGAGAATCGTTGTGCGGTGTTCACCCCTTCCTCGATTGGTGCGTTCGGTCCTACCACCCCCAAGCAGTTCACCCCACAGGATACCATCCAGCGTCCTACTTCCATCTACGGGGTAACCAAGGTAGCGGGTGAGCTGTTGTGTGATTACTATCATCATGCCTATGACGTTGATACCCGGGGGGTTCGATACCCGGGTATTATCAGCAATATGACACCACCGGGCGGTGGTACGACAGATTATGCAGTGGAAATCTACTATGAAGCAGTGAAGAGGGAGCATTATACCTGCTTTCTCAGGGGCGATACCTACCTTGATATGATCTACATGCCAGATGCTGTGGAAGCGGCAATCCAGATAATGGAAGCAGATCCCAGCAGGCTCAGGCATCGCAATGCATTCAATGTTGCCAGTATGAGTTTCTCTCCTGAAGAGCAAGCTGCCTATATACGTACCATCATCCCAGGGTTTACCATTTCCTATGAGGTGGACCCCGTGAAGCAAGCCATTGCCGATTCCTGGCCAAACTGCCTGGAAGACTATGCAGCACGGGTGGAGTGGGATTGGAATCCTACCTACAATCTGGAGACCATGACCCTTGATATGATTGAAACCATTAGAAGGAGGAATCCATGA
- a CDS encoding glycine C-acetyltransferase, which yields MTEALEKDLKVFFAEQEQSGLMKKERILQGKQQRSISVAEGEVLNFCANNYLGLADSTEVIKAAKDAMDRWGYGLSSVRFICGTQQIHKELERRVSAFLHTDDTILFSSCFDANGALFEPLLGEEDAVISDELNHASIIDGIRLCKAKRYRYKHSDMASLEAVLQESKDQRRRLIATDGVFSMDGDIAKLAEICALAEQYDALVMVDDSHATGYLGPNGRGTVELCGVEGKVDLITTTFGKACGGASGGCISGRQLLIDLYRQRARPYLFSNTLAPAICGGTLKVLDLLEAGNPYKEITMRNAVYFRRKMEEAGFDLVKGETAIVPVMIYDEAKAVQMADILLNKGIYVIGFCYPVVPKGKARIRVQLSATHTLEDLDKAVDAFKETAKEMKLL from the coding sequence ATGACAGAAGCATTGGAAAAAGATCTGAAGGTATTCTTTGCAGAACAAGAACAATCTGGATTGATGAAGAAGGAGCGGATATTGCAAGGAAAGCAGCAACGCTCAATTTCGGTCGCTGAAGGTGAGGTCCTCAATTTTTGTGCAAACAATTATCTGGGATTAGCCGACAGTACAGAGGTTATCAAAGCCGCAAAGGATGCCATGGACAGATGGGGGTACGGACTTTCCTCGGTCCGTTTCATCTGTGGGACCCAGCAGATTCACAAGGAGTTGGAGAGGCGTGTCAGTGCGTTCTTGCACACAGATGATACCATTCTCTTCTCTTCTTGCTTTGATGCCAACGGGGCTCTGTTCGAGCCATTGTTGGGAGAAGAAGACGCGGTCATCAGTGATGAACTCAATCATGCATCCATCATCGATGGGATTAGGCTGTGCAAGGCAAAACGGTATCGTTACAAGCATAGTGATATGGCGAGCTTGGAGGCTGTGCTACAGGAGAGCAAGGATCAGAGAAGGCGCCTGATTGCTACAGACGGTGTTTTTTCCATGGATGGGGACATCGCCAAGCTTGCAGAGATCTGTGCACTAGCCGAGCAGTATGATGCCTTGGTAATGGTCGATGACTCACATGCAACCGGTTATCTTGGGCCTAATGGACGAGGAACCGTTGAACTGTGTGGTGTTGAAGGAAAGGTAGACTTGATAACCACTACCTTTGGGAAAGCCTGTGGTGGGGCAAGTGGAGGGTGCATATCCGGTCGTCAACTTCTGATCGACCTGTACCGACAGAGGGCTCGTCCGTACCTGTTTTCCAATACCTTGGCACCGGCTATCTGCGGGGGGACGCTCAAGGTACTGGACCTGTTGGAAGCAGGAAATCCGTATAAGGAAATAACCATGCGTAATGCAGTGTATTTCCGACGCAAAATGGAAGAGGCAGGTTTCGACCTGGTAAAAGGAGAGACAGCCATCGTTCCAGTGATGATCTACGATGAGGCTAAAGCAGTCCAGATGGCTGACATTCTTCTCAACAAGGGTATCTATGTCATTGGATTCTGCTATCCTGTAGTGCCCAAAGGCAAAGCCCGTATCAGGGTACAACTTTCAGCAACCCATACCTTGGAGGATCTGGACAAGGCGGTTGATGCGTTCAAGGAAACAGCAAAGGAAATGAAACTGCTCTAG
- the sbcB gene encoding exodeoxyribonuclease I, translating to MNTNTSKQTIFWYDLETFGLDSRYDRIAQFAGQRTDLNLNPIGEPTVLYCKLSDDYLPDPLSCTITGITPQEVNQKGMCESEFIARINTEFSKPSTVVAGFNNIRFDDEFIRNALYRNFFDPYQREWKNNCSRWDIIDLVRAAYDLRPEGITWPPRKETTGNPTFRLTSLTEANSISQEGAHDALVDVRATIEIARLIKNKQPKLYEYYFSLRAKSQVKRVVPTPFGQPVLFTSAMFSKNEGCSRLITPITHMKSNANAIICFDLSKDTAPLLRANEETLLKTEGVFTLAINKCPFVSPLSVLTDQLAVKLGIDKDLAMFRHQQIASHPKLLLIARNVEDTFEGVDDVDFQLYDRFFADADQKRFSLIREADPKEKLSLHLDFEDTRIPTMLFRHVARNWEEVLTDEHLLKWRSFCAERTLNPPGAVKMNWNFFKRKIEERLASTETPAQEKLVLADLKQYGEELEKRIFF from the coding sequence ATGAATACGAATACTTCCAAACAGACAATATTCTGGTATGACCTTGAAACCTTTGGGCTTGACAGCCGATATGATAGAATCGCCCAATTTGCAGGACAACGCACTGATCTCAATCTCAATCCTATCGGCGAGCCTACCGTTTTGTACTGCAAACTCAGCGACGATTATCTTCCCGATCCACTTTCCTGCACCATTACCGGCATTACCCCACAGGAAGTGAACCAGAAGGGAATGTGCGAAAGCGAATTCATTGCTCGAATCAATACAGAGTTCTCAAAACCCTCTACCGTGGTTGCTGGGTTCAACAACATCCGTTTTGATGATGAGTTCATTCGCAATGCTCTTTATCGAAATTTCTTCGACCCTTACCAGAGAGAGTGGAAGAACAACTGCAGTCGCTGGGATATCATCGACTTGGTCCGAGCAGCATATGATCTTCGCCCTGAAGGCATCACCTGGCCACCCAGAAAGGAGACCACGGGAAACCCAACGTTCCGGCTCACCAGCCTTACCGAGGCAAACAGCATCAGCCAGGAGGGGGCGCACGATGCCTTGGTAGATGTCAGGGCTACCATTGAAATTGCCCGCCTGATCAAAAACAAACAACCAAAGCTGTATGAGTACTATTTCTCCCTCAGGGCAAAAAGCCAGGTCAAGCGGGTGGTCCCCACGCCCTTCGGGCAACCGGTTCTCTTTACCTCTGCCATGTTCAGCAAGAATGAGGGATGCTCACGCCTCATCACCCCGATCACCCACATGAAGAGCAATGCCAATGCTATTATCTGTTTTGACCTGAGCAAAGATACAGCTCCACTGCTGAGGGCAAATGAGGAAACACTGCTCAAGACAGAGGGTGTTTTCACCCTGGCGATCAATAAGTGTCCGTTCGTCTCCCCTCTGAGTGTGCTTACCGATCAGCTAGCCGTAAAACTCGGGATAGACAAGGATCTAGCCATGTTCCGCCACCAACAAATTGCAAGCCACCCCAAGCTGTTGCTTATCGCACGAAATGTCGAGGACACCTTTGAAGGGGTTGATGATGTGGATTTCCAGCTCTACGACCGCTTCTTCGCTGATGCAGACCAGAAGCGCTTTTCCCTGATCCGGGAAGCCGATCCGAAGGAAAAACTCTCCTTGCACCTGGACTTTGAGGATACCAGGATCCCTACCATGCTCTTCCGCCATGTTGCACGAAACTGGGAAGAGGTACTTACGGACGAACATCTCCTGAAATGGCGCAGCTTCTGTGCTGAGCGCACACTCAACCCACCAGGAGCCGTCAAGATGAACTGGAATTTCTTCAAACGCAAGATTGAGGAGAGGCTGGCAAGCACCGAGACTCCTGCCCAGGAGAAACTGGTACTTGCCGATCTTAAGCAGTATGGGGAAGAACTCGAGAAACGAATTTTCTTCTAG
- a CDS encoding hexokinase yields the protein MSDCVQKTEEFLKRRGIDPATVEMEHLLNTFLSEMEKGLIDEKSSSLKMIPTYTTVVSEIPKNEPVIVLDAGGTNFRTCLVTFDDQGTAHIEDFRKVSMPGVKKEVSADEFFSTFADEVERLIDKSDKIGFCFSYAASITADHDGIPLVFSKEIKAPEVIGKPVGATLLGELARRGYDVSNKKVAVLNDTVATLLAGVSAKSEVPYSGYIGFILGTGTNTAYVEENASIGKLGLQDGGSQIINIESGNFDFCPSELDREFFGATKAPQQYHLEKMISGAYLGPLSTLVIEKAIEDGLFSENFKQRFARLGGINTTVMSNYLEMPFNREYELVACCEGNQADAISLWMIIDALIARAAKLTAANLAATILKSGAGTDPRVPVCINADGTTFYKTEYLKKYTEYYLHTYLELERRRYYRFVHIDDSPTLGAAIAGLSL from the coding sequence ATGTCTGATTGTGTCCAAAAAACCGAGGAATTCTTGAAAAGACGAGGAATTGATCCCGCTACGGTGGAAATGGAGCATTTGCTCAATACCTTTCTCAGTGAAATGGAGAAGGGTCTCATTGATGAGAAATCAAGTAGCCTGAAAATGATCCCCACCTATACCACTGTAGTGAGTGAGATTCCCAAGAATGAACCGGTCATTGTTCTTGATGCAGGAGGCACAAATTTCAGAACCTGCCTGGTAACCTTTGATGATCAGGGAACTGCACACATCGAGGACTTCAGGAAAGTCTCAATGCCTGGTGTCAAAAAGGAAGTGAGTGCAGATGAGTTTTTCTCCACATTTGCCGATGAGGTGGAGCGTCTGATCGACAAGAGTGACAAGATTGGGTTCTGTTTCTCCTACGCAGCTTCCATCACCGCTGACCATGATGGGATTCCCTTGGTGTTTTCCAAGGAGATAAAAGCTCCCGAGGTGATTGGCAAGCCGGTTGGGGCAACATTGCTTGGAGAACTTGCTCGCCGGGGTTACGATGTTTCCAATAAGAAGGTTGCAGTACTGAATGATACTGTTGCTACACTTCTGGCCGGAGTGAGCGCAAAGAGTGAAGTCCCTTACAGCGGCTATATTGGTTTCATACTTGGTACCGGCACAAATACCGCCTATGTTGAAGAGAATGCTTCCATTGGGAAGCTGGGGCTTCAGGATGGGGGGAGTCAGATCATCAATATTGAATCTGGTAACTTCGATTTTTGTCCCAGCGAGCTTGACCGTGAGTTCTTTGGTGCAACCAAGGCTCCTCAGCAATACCATCTGGAGAAGATGATCAGTGGAGCGTATCTTGGACCATTAAGCACGCTTGTCATAGAGAAAGCAATAGAGGATGGACTCTTCAGTGAGAACTTCAAGCAACGGTTTGCAAGACTTGGAGGAATCAATACCACGGTGATGAGCAACTATCTTGAGATGCCGTTCAACCGTGAGTATGAACTGGTAGCCTGCTGTGAAGGGAACCAAGCGGATGCAATTTCCCTTTGGATGATCATTGATGCCTTGATTGCACGAGCGGCGAAACTTACGGCAGCAAACCTTGCTGCTACCATACTCAAGAGCGGAGCCGGCACTGATCCACGTGTTCCTGTTTGCATCAATGCTGATGGTACCACATTTTATAAGACTGAGTACTTGAAGAAGTATACCGAATATTATCTCCATACCTATCTGGAACTGGAGAGAAGAAGGTATTACCGCTTTGTCCATATTGATGATTCGCCTACCCTCGGGGCCGCTATTGCAGGATTGAGTCTCTAG
- the vsr gene encoding DNA mismatch endonuclease Vsr, with the protein MGDCFSLAKRSKIMASIRAKDTKSELLVRSYLFRHGFRFRVNDIRLVGRPDIVLPKYNTVIFINGCFWHAHQGCKYFSLPKTNRPFWEQKLAKNRERDQRVCAQLLEKGYRVLVVWECELSPPAKREETLNGLVNEIWQSS; encoded by the coding sequence ATGGGTGATTGCTTCTCCCTTGCCAAACGTAGCAAGATCATGGCGAGCATCAGAGCGAAGGATACCAAGAGTGAGCTCTTGGTACGGAGCTATCTGTTTCGCCATGGGTTCCGCTTTCGTGTCAATGACATACGCTTGGTAGGGAGACCCGATATTGTGCTTCCCAAGTACAATACCGTCATTTTCATCAATGGATGTTTCTGGCATGCTCATCAAGGTTGCAAGTATTTTTCACTTCCGAAAACAAACCGTCCGTTTTGGGAACAAAAACTGGCCAAGAACAGGGAACGTGACCAGAGGGTTTGTGCACAGTTGTTGGAGAAGGGGTATCGTGTCCTGGTTGTTTGGGAGTGTGAGCTATCTCCCCCCGCAAAACGGGAGGAGACCCTCAACGGTCTGGTCAATGAGATCTGGCAGAGCTCCTAA
- a CDS encoding phosphoglucomutase: MLIYDTLSHHPIADDMFNILDFPVPSASALKEALSTMILSSSGWRKVFAESGNEEDTSARITEADAMLAALAALCLARFLGVPAAGKQAVIRGEMHVEPHDTTILVGLDARPTGRVLGDIVSRTLTMLGCSVRYLYICAAPQIMADCNLFPEEADAFFYISASHNPIGHNGFKFGRSGGVYPAKEAEEIISVFREIVLEEPLAPLYLQNLSSQMDTTRYRHVLTSVKAEQSRNLERYEQFVLTTAVQSGDRNEHRIFREMLVKAHSKEPLGVLGELNGSARSVSIDYRFLTSLGLKVHQINDLPGQVVHAIVPEGENLQLCQQTLEMLYVKDPSFRLGYVPDNDGDRGNLVYIQRKTGKARILEAQNVFALVVLAELTLCRLKHPSSLLATVVNGPTSNRVDHIAQVLDAEVFRCEVGEANVVELAEMKRKEGYFVPVLGEGSNGGNITHPAKVRDPLNTLLSLVKLLKNRDIAKLWFRANGKDVPHPITLEKIIESMPIYTTTGAFSKDGKMQIHHDHAILKSRYEVLLQADWIEKQEMFKELDIHAYTVFQSEGTNAVEGMGEAFRTPPFTGGYKVALKDKDGIITDFLWMRGSKTEPVYRVMVDSKGDDRGRHDRLLAWHRSLIARADQD, encoded by the coding sequence ATGCTTATCTATGATACCTTGAGCCATCACCCCATCGCTGATGACATGTTCAATATTCTTGATTTCCCCGTACCAAGTGCGAGTGCTTTGAAAGAAGCACTATCAACCATGATCCTCTCATCCTCGGGTTGGAGGAAGGTATTTGCCGAAAGCGGGAATGAAGAGGATACCTCAGCAAGGATCACTGAAGCCGATGCCATGCTTGCAGCTCTTGCAGCCCTTTGCCTTGCACGATTCCTAGGGGTCCCAGCTGCTGGAAAGCAGGCAGTGATACGAGGAGAAATGCACGTTGAACCGCATGATACAACCATTTTGGTGGGACTTGATGCAAGGCCGACAGGAAGAGTCCTTGGTGATATCGTGAGCAGGACCCTGACCATGCTGGGCTGTTCGGTACGCTACCTCTACATCTGTGCTGCACCTCAGATCATGGCTGACTGCAACCTCTTCCCTGAAGAAGCTGATGCTTTCTTCTATATATCGGCAAGTCATAATCCGATTGGGCACAACGGATTCAAGTTTGGTCGCTCTGGGGGTGTGTATCCGGCTAAGGAAGCTGAGGAAATCATCAGCGTATTCAGGGAAATTGTACTGGAAGAACCGCTGGCTCCTCTCTACCTCCAGAATCTCTCCTCACAAATGGACACCACCCGATACAGGCATGTGCTCACATCGGTGAAAGCAGAGCAATCGAGGAATCTTGAACGGTATGAACAGTTTGTGCTTACCACAGCAGTACAATCAGGGGATAGGAATGAACATAGGATATTCAGGGAAATGTTGGTTAAAGCCCACAGCAAGGAACCCCTTGGGGTTTTGGGAGAACTCAATGGGAGTGCCCGCTCGGTAAGCATCGATTACCGCTTCCTGACCTCCCTAGGTCTCAAGGTACACCAGATCAATGATCTGCCAGGGCAGGTTGTCCATGCCATCGTGCCCGAAGGAGAGAACCTCCAGTTATGTCAGCAAACCCTTGAAATGCTGTATGTAAAGGACCCTTCATTCCGCCTAGGGTATGTACCAGACAATGATGGGGATCGTGGAAACCTTGTCTACATCCAGAGAAAAACTGGAAAAGCGCGTATCCTGGAAGCCCAGAATGTATTCGCCTTGGTCGTCCTTGCAGAGCTGACGCTTTGTCGACTGAAACATCCCTCCAGCCTGTTGGCAACCGTTGTAAACGGTCCTACCAGCAACAGGGTAGACCATATAGCACAGGTTCTTGATGCTGAGGTCTTCCGCTGTGAGGTAGGAGAGGCAAATGTTGTTGAACTGGCAGAGATGAAGCGAAAAGAGGGATACTTCGTCCCTGTACTCGGCGAGGGTTCGAATGGTGGCAATATTACGCATCCTGCAAAGGTTCGTGACCCACTGAACACACTGCTGAGTCTGGTAAAACTGCTCAAGAACAGGGATATTGCAAAACTCTGGTTCCGTGCAAACGGAAAGGATGTCCCCCACCCCATAACCCTTGAAAAGATCATTGAAAGCATGCCCATATACACAACTACAGGGGCTTTCTCGAAAGATGGCAAAATGCAAATCCATCACGACCATGCCATTTTGAAAAGCCGGTATGAAGTGTTATTGCAAGCTGATTGGATAGAAAAACAAGAGATGTTCAAGGAACTGGACATCCATGCATACACCGTGTTCCAGAGTGAAGGAACCAACGCTGTTGAAGGTATGGGAGAAGCTTTCCGCACCCCCCCATTCACCGGTGGATACAAGGTGGCTCTGAAGGACAAGGATGGCATCATCACTGATTTTCTCTGGATGCGAGGCAGCAAGACTGAACCAGTGTATCGTGTCATGGTAGACAGCAAAGGTGATGATCGGGGTCGTCACGACAGGCTTCTTGCATGGCATCGCAGCCTCATCGCCCGCGCCGATCAGGATTAG
- a CDS encoding pyridoxamine kinase, which translates to MQPICAAIHDLSCYAKSSLTVVLPVLETMGIETCPLPTALLSTQTDGFDSYYFRDTTAELEGILDSWKQLSLRYDALYSGFLGSEHQVQLITQFIEQQRRMGSPLVLVDPVLGDDASLYGPITKGHVEAMRSLVHVADIITPNITEAALLLDLPFQDCFEEKEALAWARKLSLLTGSLVVITSVPLADGFAVACHADNADFLVRYTQVDASYPGCGDLFASILLGSLLCKYTFLTSVTRAVNYTSLAIERTKRAGRERRLGVSPTLILPDLSKERAQ; encoded by the coding sequence ATGCAACCAATTTGTGCCGCAATCCATGACCTAAGCTGCTATGCAAAGAGCTCGCTGACTGTTGTACTTCCTGTTCTGGAGACAATGGGAATAGAAACATGTCCCCTCCCAACTGCATTGCTTTCGACCCAGACGGATGGGTTCGATTCCTACTATTTTCGCGATACCACTGCAGAGCTTGAAGGGATCCTCGATTCCTGGAAACAGCTATCACTTCGGTATGATGCCCTTTACTCAGGGTTCCTGGGTAGCGAACATCAAGTACAACTGATCACGCAATTCATAGAACAGCAGCGAAGGATGGGCTCCCCACTGGTATTGGTGGACCCTGTACTGGGCGATGATGCCTCTCTCTATGGTCCCATCACGAAAGGCCATGTGGAAGCAATGCGATCTCTGGTGCATGTTGCAGACATCATCACACCGAATATCACCGAGGCAGCCCTGCTTCTTGACCTGCCATTCCAGGATTGTTTTGAAGAAAAGGAAGCGCTTGCCTGGGCTCGTAAGCTCTCCTTGCTTACAGGGTCGCTGGTTGTGATCACCAGCGTGCCTCTTGCTGATGGTTTTGCAGTAGCTTGCCACGCAGATAATGCGGATTTTCTGGTTCGCTATACTCAAGTCGATGCTTCATATCCCGGATGTGGAGACCTTTTTGCAAGTATTCTGCTGGGAAGTTTGCTTTGTAAGTATACCTTCCTAACATCGGTAACTCGCGCAGTGAACTATACATCCCTGGCCATAGAGCGAACCAAAAGGGCTGGCAGAGAGCGGAGACTGGGAGTAAGCCCTACGCTGATTCTGCCCGACCTTTCCAAGGAGAGAGCGCAATGA
- a CDS encoding 5'-methylthioadenosine/S-adenosylhomocysteine nucleosidase gives MSVDVLLVAPLKHELEGILTKLNEPVLFASRRVIGMVVGVGKIASGIAVAHAIATYKPALVVLVGYCGALGETLAIGDVVCASKVVQYDLDLRAFGLDWGSTFLGDGSHAPSFLPLYCPAIEGAKSVVMGTADRFLVRSYREEHPELREDLHLGCSDMEGYAVAFACHAAHIPCAIIRVVSDDAKGRRPRQFPAFVREATKVLRNTLQLLLESPSEKSPTSL, from the coding sequence ATGAGCGTGGATGTTTTGTTGGTTGCCCCACTCAAACATGAATTGGAAGGTATCCTAACAAAGTTGAATGAACCAGTACTTTTTGCATCCAGGCGAGTCATTGGGATGGTTGTAGGGGTTGGTAAGATAGCCAGCGGTATTGCAGTTGCTCATGCGATTGCTACGTATAAGCCGGCTTTGGTGGTGCTTGTGGGATATTGCGGGGCATTGGGAGAAACCCTTGCAATTGGGGATGTTGTCTGTGCTTCCAAGGTTGTGCAGTACGACCTTGACCTGAGGGCTTTTGGGCTGGATTGGGGCTCCACATTCCTAGGCGATGGTTCGCATGCTCCCTCTTTCCTTCCTCTCTATTGTCCAGCAATTGAAGGGGCAAAATCTGTGGTAATGGGAACAGCCGATCGCTTCCTGGTCCGCTCATATCGCGAGGAACATCCTGAACTGAGGGAAGACCTTCACCTTGGATGCAGTGATATGGAGGGATATGCAGTTGCTTTTGCGTGTCATGCTGCACACATTCCCTGTGCAATCATCAGAGTGGTTAGTGATGATGCCAAAGGCAGGAGGCCCAGGCAATTCCCTGCATTTGTAAGGGAAGCTACCAAAGTACTCAGAAATACACTTCAGCTATTGCTTGAGTCGCCGAGTGAGAAGTCTCCCACCAGCTTGTAG